Within Paenibacillus sabinae T27, the genomic segment AAGATTTTGCTGAAGTAAAAAGAATTCAGATGAACGTGATCAGCAACCTCCTCCAGTGAGAGCTCTTCCGTGAACCTGGCGCCAATATATACCTTCGCCTTGTCCAGCACGCCCATCGTCTGCTGCTCCCGCTCCTCCCTTATCCGCTGGAGTGCGGCGGCGACATAGGAACGCTGGCCTGCCCGGTCAATAGCAGCCGGGGTCCCGCCGTTAAAATCCCGTTCCTCTTTCTTCAGCTCGCCGAAGCGGCACACCCCGCCGCTGCGCTCGACAAGGGTGGAGGCGAATACGGCTTCAAAATACGATTCATGCAGGCCTTCTGCGCCTTCGCGGATCGTGCCGATCCCGACCGCCGTGGAAAGTCCGAGGTGCTGCTCCGCATGGGAGCGCAGCTTCTCTCCGTATTCAACAGACTGTTCGTTGAAATCCGCTTCCAGCATGTCCGGCGGTACGCGCAGGAATACGGCGATATGACTGTCGATGAGAGAGCTCGAAATGGAACTGCCGAACGTTCGGACAAGACTGTGGATAACGCTGTATGCTCTTTGCCTGCCGATATCCGCGTCGTCGTTGAAGGCGATAACGAGCCCGAGACCCCGGTCCAGCGGGAAGTCCAGCCATTCGGACAGCTGCAGGCTGTCTTCATCCGCAGCTTTGTTCATCATCAGAAGGAGAGCGAGCTCATTCTCGGCAAGCGGCATAAGCTGCGACATCCGGTCGCGGATTTCGAGCTCTTCCTCGCGTTTGGCTTTTTCCTGATCCAGTTCCTCCACCAGTCTTCGCAGCAGGGATACCAGTTCCTCCCGTTTGGCCGGCTTTACGATATACTCCCTGACCCCCAGCGATATGGCTTCCTTGGCATAGGCAAAATAATCATACGCCGTCACCAGCACAAGCTTGGCGTCCGGCATCCGCGCCTTGATCTCTTTGAGGGCCTCCAGACCTTGAATCCCGGGCATATTGACATCCATAAAAATAATATGGGGCCGCTGCTCCTCGGCCAGTCCGATGGCGGTCCTGCCGTTCTCGGCGTGGATAATCCGGAAAATGTCCGGCATTGCCCGCCGGATGATCAGCTCCAGCCCCTCGCGCTCAAGCGCTTCGTCATCTGCTATCATCAGCCGATACACTGTTTATCCCGCTCCTTCTCGCCGGAATTGTTAGCATTACGGTAGTCCCTTTCCCCGGCTGGCTGGAGATTTGCACCAAATCCTCCCGCCCATAGACAAGCTCAAGCCTTCTGAACACGTTGCGGGTGCCGAGACCGGTGGAGGTGGAGCGTCCGCCCGTCTTCGTTTGCCCCGAGGCCTGCGGCCCGGGAGCACCAGGCGCCTGTACTGACTGAGATCGGCTCAGCAGAGCTTCCCGGA encodes:
- a CDS encoding AraC family transcriptional regulator, which gives rise to MYRLMIADDEALEREGLELIIRRAMPDIFRIIHAENGRTAIGLAEEQRPHIIFMDVNMPGIQGLEALKEIKARMPDAKLVLVTAYDYFAYAKEAISLGVREYIVKPAKREELVSLLRRLVEELDQEKAKREEELEIRDRMSQLMPLAENELALLLMMNKAADEDSLQLSEWLDFPLDRGLGLVIAFNDDADIGRQRAYSVIHSLVRTFGSSISSSLIDSHIAVFLRVPPDMLEADFNEQSVEYGEKLRSHAEQHLGLSTAVGIGTIREGAEGLHESYFEAVFASTLVERSGGVCRFGELKKEERDFNGGTPAAIDRAGQRSYVAAALQRIREEREQQTMGVLDKAKVYIGARFTEELSLEEVADHVHLNSFYFSKIFKQLTGETFIDYLTGLRIGKAKELIAAGEYSLKEICFLAGYKDPNYFSRVFKKVTGITPSEYRDQIH